Part of the Weissella coleopterorum genome is shown below.
AATAGAGTATATACATGATATTTTTTATCAGCGTACAAACTTTCAGCAGTATCTAAAAATTGTTTTAGTTGATCTTTTTTATAATAATCCACACGATCCATAAATACCGGGGCAGGCTTAGCTTTTGGAAATGTAACTTTATCAAATGGGTTCTTAGTTAATAACTTCAAGTGAAACCAGATTGGTCATAACTTGCTTAAATGGATATAGGTTTTTTCTATAATTAACATTTAGTGTACTCAACTCATTAATATAAGTTTGAAGCATGACTGATGTAATTTTATCGACTTTTACCTGATCAAACCATTTTGATGTTAAAATATGAACGTTGATAAAGTTTTCAGCTTTACGATATGTTGATGGTAAGACTTTTTGAGAGTAGCTATCTAACCAAGTTT
Proteins encoded:
- a CDS encoding Arm DNA-binding domain-containing protein, translated to MSYTKQSDGTYSVRVCYSDSLGKRHEKKKKGIKTLTTAKKWERDTLTKIDDGEFDKFSSNMTLNDAFKTWLDSYSQKVLPSTYRKAENFINVHILTSKWFDQVKVDKITSVMLQTYINELSTLNVNYRKNLYPFKQVMTNLVSLEVIN